AAAAGTTAAGCCTGATTTTAGTTTGTTGGATATTTTTGGCTCACCCCTGCTGGACGTGCTTTGATAACTGCACGCCACAGCTTGTGAGAGACTGAACCCCAAAGGATTACATGAGTAATGTTTACTCGTTTGCTGTGCACGGTCAGTTTACCACATCTGATTTGAGCATATCAGATGTGTGCACCCTGTAAACTGCTCCGTAGCTCTAATATCGGCGAGGCTGCTATTGTCATGTAATCCCCAGGGATAAAGGGCTTAACTCTTTTTCTTACCACTACTTGCAAAAAGGAGGTCTTTCAATTGCCAAACACTTTAATTGTGGGCATTGATATAAGTAGTCAGTCAAATTCCATCTTCTTCGTCGATGATGCCGGAAACCACTTAATCAAAAAACCTTTTTCTTTGCCAAACGATCAACAAGGGGCTAACGAATTAATCCAAAGAGTTATCAATTGCCTCAATCAGTACAATCTATCCTTTGTCAAGTTTGGCATGGAAGCTACTTCACATTACACATGGCACCTTCACCTTCATCTTGCTTCTTCTTCTGAACTACTACCTTACAAACCAACCTTCTACGTACTTAACCCAAGCATCGTCAAAGGATTTAAGAAAATCTACACTTTCTTGCCTAAAACAGATAATATCGATGCCATCATTATTGCTGAATGTGTCAGGTTCAGTAAACTAAATCCAACACCTTTACCTGACTTCAAATATGCTGCGCTGCAACGTCTTACCAGAATGCGCTACCACCTTGTTCATAATCTAACTCGCGAAAAAAACAGAGCTCTCAATCTCATATACCTTAAATTCTCTACTTACTCTCAAGACTGTCCATTTTCAGATATCTTTGGTAAAGCATCTGTTGCTATCATCGAAAACTTTACCCCAGATGACATTGCCTCCATGCCATTAGAAGACTTAATCAAATTTGTATCTCACAACGGCAATAACAGATTGTCAGATGTCAATAAAATCGCTGAAATACTTAAAACCGCTGCAAATCGTGCTTTCCGTTTACATCCCTTGTTGGCTGAAGCTAACGACTTAGCTCTTTCTATGACACTTGAAAACATTAGATTTATGCAAGAACAACTTAAAAAGCTCGACAAAGAAATCTCTAAACTTCTTAAAGCTTTCTCCCAAACCTTGACCACTATCCCTGGCATAGGAGATGTCCTTGCAGCCGGCATCATCGCTGAAATCGGTGATATCAAGCGCTTCAAAAATGAAGCTGCTTTAGCTAAATACTCTGGCCTGGTTTGGACCCAATATCAGTCAGGCAATTTCAATGCCCAAGATGTCTCATTAGTTAAGTGTGGTAACCAATACCTGAGATACTATCTTGTTGAAGCTGCTAACTGTGTAAGGGTGCACACAGTACGCTACAAAGCTTTCTACAACAAGAAGTTCTCAGAGGTTACCAAGCATCAGCATAAACGTGCCCTCGTCCTCACTGCAAGACGTTTGATTCCTTTGATCTTTGCCATGCTCAGCAAAGGTCAAATATATGAAGAAAGAGGTGATGTTTACAATACTTAGTTAATCTCAAATTTTTAGTTTAATAATCTTCTCTAAACAAGCTGCCAGTTAAATTTTTCCATGCTGAGCGGCTCGGTATTTTATTGTCTTTTTTCGCCTAATAATCTAAAAAATTTTTCTTAAAAACCCTCTTGACATTTTACCGTTTGTCTCCGAATTCTTTTTCATTTGAATCTCAAAAGACCATAACCAAATATATTATCTTTACCTTTTTCACCCAGATCCTTGGATAATTTTATTAGCACGTTATAAATTTTGTCTTTATTAATGCCATATTTAGGATTTAATCCCCACTTTTCTGGTTTGCTTAAAATAAGAGCAATCATTCCTGTTAAGTGGGCAGCAGCAACTGAGTTTCCACTTGAGAGTTTGTAAGTTTTATTTACGCTGGTTGACAAAATATTTTCGCCGTAAGAGCAAAAATCAATTTTTCCCTGGGCAGAAAACTGCGATATTTGATTTTTATAGTTGACAGAAGCAACAGAGATAACTTCGGGATAAGAAGCAGGGAAGCCTGCTTTTCTGCCAAATGAATTTCTCGCCGAAGCAACAATGATTATTCCGTGTTTTGTTGCTTGTTTAGTAATTTTTCGTAGTCTTGAGTTATCAGATGATGTAGAAAAACTCATGTTTACAATGTTAATTTTGTTTTTTATACACCAGTCAAGAGCACGTATTACCGAATCAACTTTTCCTTCAAGTTTTTTATTTAAGATTTTTAAGATGTAGATTTCAGCTTCAGGTGCGATGCCGACAATACCAAAGTTATTATTTTGAGCTGCGATTATACCAGTGATAAAAGTTCCGTGTCCTGTTTCATCCAAGGCAGGTTTATTTGGTTCTATAAAGTTAATAGTTTTGATAATATTTGCATGTTTTAAATCAGGATGATTAAGGTCGATGCCGGAATCCAAAATAGCAATTTTTACGTGTTTGCCTTTGGTAAATTTCCATGTTTTTGTGATACCAAGTTTTTTATAGCTCCAGGGAACAATTTGCTTTTTGGAAGCTTGCAGATGGTTTTGGGAGAAGATTTTCTTATGGATGTAGTTGTTAGCAACAAGTGTTGATATTAATATTACAAAGATAACACCTATTAGTACTAAAAGTTTTTTATGTTTGTGCGACAACTTAGAACCTCCCAGCAAAATAAATAGGATTAAAGTATTTAAGAGGTGTTAAGTATAGCGATAGTCATCAACCCCTTTCAATGGATAAAATAACTATAAATACTTATAACAAAAAAAAAAAAAACGCAATAGGCAAATTAAATAAATTTTTACATCTTCATATAGAAAGTTTAAACAATATAATTGTATTTTTATACTTGGCGTAAAGTTTTTATAGAATTTGAGATGAGAAAAAACTATTCCTCTTAGCAAAGAAGATAGAATAGTATAAAATAATCAAGAAGACAAATGGTAAAATGTAAAGGAGTGGAAATATGAAAATAAAAATATTTTTAATGATTTTGTTTTTTATTCTTTTTGGAGTAATACTTTTCTTTGGTAATGGAGAACCAAAATACTTTATAGTTTTTCTTCTTGCTTTTTTTCCAATTGGTACTTTTTTAATTTTGGCAGGTGCGTATAAATTTCTTATCTTGTTTTTTCAAAAGAAAGGCGATACTCAAAATATTAGTAGAATTAAAAAGTGGGTTGATAAAAATCTAAATTTTATATTAATAATGATTATTTATCATTTTGTTTGTATTTTGATATTCATAATTTATACCTCAGCCGCATGGGATGGTTTATTAAATTCATCTTCCATTGATTCTTTTGTTATATACACACCAATACTAATTTATGAAATTAGAAACAATAGTTTTGTTTTAGTCCTTATATTGTTTTACATTTTTGCTCTTCCGTTTTGGACATCAATCGATATTTACATTTACAGTGTAGGATTTTTGATAACTTTTATTCAATACAAAATAAACATACTTAAGTTTAATACCAAAATGGTAGGGCCATCATCTCCATGGGAATATTGTATAGCAAGTTTTTTGCAATTCGAGTCACCATTAACCATTATAAACACTATTTTGCTCTATCTTTTTACACTAATTTTAACGATGACTATTATTAAATTATCTTTAGCTTGTTGAATAAAACAGATTAACAGAAAAGACAATAAATAGATATATATAAAAAGCCATCCTCCTTAAGGTAAAATTATAGCAAGAGAAGACTAAAAACACGTAACTAAGGAGGATGGCAATGACTAATTTTATTAAAATGTAAATGTCAATATCAAAATGAACAAAAAATCGAAAATAAAAATGTACAAAAAATAAACTTAGTTTTGCTGGTTTGTGTTGCTAAAATATACTGTTTTTGACTGCAATCTGTATGAAGGACCTTTTATGAAAATCACGTAAGAATGATGGAGTAGCCT
The Caldicellulosiruptor morganii DNA segment above includes these coding regions:
- a CDS encoding S8 family peptidase; amino-acid sequence: MSHKHKKLLVLIGVIFVILISTLVANNYIHKKIFSQNHLQASKKQIVPWSYKKLGITKTWKFTKGKHVKIAILDSGIDLNHPDLKHANIIKTINFIEPNKPALDETGHGTFITGIIAAQNNNFGIVGIAPEAEIYILKILNKKLEGKVDSVIRALDWCIKNKINIVNMSFSTSSDNSRLRKITKQATKHGIIIVASARNSFGRKAGFPASYPEVISVASVNYKNQISQFSAQGKIDFCSYGENILSTSVNKTYKLSSGNSVAAAHLTGMIALILSKPEKWGLNPKYGINKDKIYNVLIKLSKDLGEKGKDNIFGYGLLRFK
- a CDS encoding IS110 family RNA-guided transposase, with the translated sequence MPNTLIVGIDISSQSNSIFFVDDAGNHLIKKPFSLPNDQQGANELIQRVINCLNQYNLSFVKFGMEATSHYTWHLHLHLASSSELLPYKPTFYVLNPSIVKGFKKIYTFLPKTDNIDAIIIAECVRFSKLNPTPLPDFKYAALQRLTRMRYHLVHNLTREKNRALNLIYLKFSTYSQDCPFSDIFGKASVAIIENFTPDDIASMPLEDLIKFVSHNGNNRLSDVNKIAEILKTAANRAFRLHPLLAEANDLALSMTLENIRFMQEQLKKLDKEISKLLKAFSQTLTTIPGIGDVLAAGIIAEIGDIKRFKNEAALAKYSGLVWTQYQSGNFNAQDVSLVKCGNQYLRYYLVEAANCVRVHTVRYKAFYNKKFSEVTKHQHKRALVLTARRLIPLIFAMLSKGQIYEERGDVYNT